A single region of the Pseudomonas mandelii genome encodes:
- a CDS encoding LysR substrate-binding domain-containing protein yields the protein MFDTLLLKTFVTVVDEDGFSRAAQKLHLTQSAVSGHVRRLEEQIGKPLLTRTTRSQQLTADGERLVAYARTILTLNRDAWTDLTRTPFHGRLRIGLSEDFVESRLLRTVQDFAAQYPGMEIEVQVNIPGSLLALMKQGQLDVVIGSLCETSEAGLLLWQEPLMWAWSAQPVTGLPTPLPLALFPAPCPYREAALTRLAQAGIAQRTAMLCSSTAGLRAAALAGFAIAPMPLSQLGQGLAVIGAEQGLPALPDAQCRLFASPEADQAMVAAVTQLIVEYCSTRRA from the coding sequence ATGTTCGACACGTTGCTGCTCAAGACATTTGTCACGGTCGTCGATGAAGACGGCTTCAGCCGTGCCGCCCAGAAGCTGCACCTGACTCAGTCGGCGGTCAGTGGTCATGTGCGGCGATTGGAAGAGCAGATTGGTAAGCCGCTGTTGACGCGTACCACCCGTTCCCAGCAACTGACGGCCGATGGCGAGCGCCTGGTCGCTTACGCACGCACGATCCTCACGCTGAACCGTGATGCCTGGACTGACCTGACACGCACACCGTTTCACGGGCGGTTGCGGATCGGGTTGTCCGAAGATTTTGTCGAGTCTCGATTGCTGCGCACTGTTCAGGATTTCGCGGCGCAGTACCCCGGGATGGAAATCGAGGTGCAGGTGAACATCCCCGGTTCGTTGCTGGCGCTGATGAAGCAAGGGCAACTGGACGTGGTCATCGGTTCGTTGTGCGAAACCAGCGAAGCGGGGTTGCTGCTGTGGCAAGAGCCGCTAATGTGGGCGTGGTCGGCGCAACCCGTCACCGGGTTACCGACGCCGTTGCCGCTGGCCCTGTTCCCCGCGCCGTGCCCTTATCGCGAAGCCGCGTTGACGAGACTGGCGCAGGCGGGAATCGCCCAACGCACGGCAATGTTGTGCAGCAGCACCGCCGGGTTGCGGGCGGCGGCACTGGCAGGCTTCGCGATAGCGCCCATGCCTCTCAGTCAGTTGGGGCAGGGGCTGGCGGTTATCGGGGCTGAACAAGGATTGCCGGCATTGCCGGATGCGCAATGTCGGCTGTTCGCCTCACCTGAAGCGGATCAGGCGATGGTGGCAGCGGTCACTCAGCTCATTGTGGAGTATTGCTCCACGCGCAGGGCTTGA
- a CDS encoding FMN-dependent NADH-azoreductase, with amino-acid sequence MTTLLHIQCSPRKQRSASLEVARSFIARYQANTPDTEIVTLDLWNMALPEFDDVAMEAKYAGLSGTPLTTAQQEAWNTLKELAAHLHRADVLVMSVPLWNFSIPYKLKHFIDLISQKDILFSVDPERGLEGMLHNKRAVVMYARGLDFSAQSITPAERFDFQKPYVEAWLRFIGVTDVHSVIVEKTILGEDVDLRAREAATQQARRLADRFIPSPAIMAAGI; translated from the coding sequence ATGACAACCCTTCTGCATATTCAATGCTCTCCACGCAAACAGCGCTCGGCTTCCCTCGAAGTCGCTCGCAGTTTCATTGCGCGTTATCAAGCAAACACCCCGGACACAGAAATCGTCACCCTCGACCTCTGGAACATGGCGCTGCCGGAATTTGATGATGTGGCGATGGAGGCCAAATACGCCGGGCTCAGTGGCACGCCGTTGACCACAGCGCAACAGGAGGCCTGGAACACGTTGAAAGAACTGGCTGCGCACCTGCACCGCGCCGATGTACTGGTGATGTCCGTACCGCTGTGGAATTTCAGCATCCCTTACAAACTCAAGCACTTCATCGACCTGATTTCGCAGAAGGACATCCTGTTCAGCGTTGACCCGGAACGCGGTCTGGAAGGCATGCTGCACAACAAACGCGCCGTGGTGATGTACGCCCGCGGCCTGGATTTTTCGGCGCAGTCGATCACACCGGCGGAGCGCTTCGACTTTCAGAAGCCCTACGTGGAAGCCTGGCTGAGATTTATCGGCGTCACGGATGTGCATTCGGTGATTGTGGAGAAAACCATCCTGGGGGAAGACGTTGACCTGCGTGCGCGTGAGGCCGCGACTCAGCAGGCCAGGCGTCTGGCAGACCGCTTCATCCCCTCCCCCGCAATAATGGCAGCAGGTATCTGA
- a CDS encoding YgaP family membrane protein, whose translation MKANVGTIDRTLRIVAGLLLIGLSLSGVIGVWGWIGLVPLATGIFRFCPVYTLLGIKSCQSTCSDSRERP comes from the coding sequence ATGAAAGCGAATGTCGGAACCATTGATCGAACCCTGCGCATTGTCGCCGGTCTGCTTCTCATTGGCCTCAGTCTGTCCGGGGTGATCGGCGTATGGGGCTGGATAGGTTTAGTGCCGCTGGCCACAGGCATTTTCCGTTTCTGCCCTGTCTATACGTTGCTCGGCATCAAATCGTGCCAGTCGACCTGTTCGGACAGCAGAGAACGGCCATAA
- a CDS encoding DUF6691 family protein, with the protein MIKLSAFIAGLLFGLGLLLAGMANPSKVLAFLDLTGAWDPSLALVMVGAIGIAIGPLTWARRQSSSLLGKPMQLPIKRELDPRLIGGSLLFGIGWGIAGICPGPAVAILLTGRWQIIVFMLAMLAGMLLFTALETRRNH; encoded by the coding sequence ATGATCAAACTGAGTGCATTCATTGCGGGTCTGCTGTTCGGCTTGGGTCTGCTTCTGGCCGGCATGGCCAACCCGAGCAAAGTACTCGCTTTCCTGGATCTGACCGGTGCCTGGGACCCTTCCTTGGCGTTGGTCATGGTCGGCGCAATCGGCATAGCCATTGGCCCGCTGACCTGGGCACGCCGGCAATCCAGTTCGCTGCTGGGAAAGCCAATGCAGCTACCGATCAAACGTGAGTTGGACCCACGCCTGATTGGCGGGAGCCTGTTGTTTGGCATCGGCTGGGGAATAGCAGGCATTTGTCCTGGCCCCGCAGTGGCCATTCTGCTGACAGGACGCTGGCAAATAATCGTATTCATGTTGGCGATGCTGGCCGGCATGTTGTTGTTTACTGCGCTGGAGACCCGGCGCAACCATTGA
- a CDS encoding YeeE/YedE family protein, with the protein MNVDGLNFTPWSSLAGGALIGLAASLFVVANGRIAGISGLIGSLLQRGSEGVSEKALFLLGLLIAPILWGLFATLPQIEFKTGWFGLIVAGVLVGIGTRYGSGCTSGHGVCGISRLSPRSMVATACFMFSGFATVFVLRHLLGGWT; encoded by the coding sequence ATGAATGTCGACGGGCTCAACTTCACCCCTTGGTCATCCCTTGCCGGTGGCGCACTGATTGGCTTGGCGGCCAGTCTATTCGTCGTCGCCAACGGGCGTATCGCAGGCATCAGCGGTCTGATCGGCAGTCTTTTACAGCGTGGGAGCGAGGGGGTGAGTGAGAAAGCACTTTTTCTCCTGGGCCTGCTCATCGCACCGATTCTATGGGGCTTGTTCGCCACGCTGCCGCAGATCGAATTCAAAACTGGCTGGTTCGGGCTGATCGTCGCCGGTGTATTGGTGGGCATCGGCACACGATACGGTTCAGGTTGCACCAGTGGCCATGGGGTGTGCGGCATATCGCGCCTTTCGCCGCGATCGATGGTTGCCACTGCGTGCTTCATGTTCAGTGGTTTCGCCACAGTGTTTGTCCTGCGTCATCTTCTGGGAGGTTGGACATGA
- a CDS encoding sulfite exporter TauE/SafE family protein, whose product MTVVLLLGLTVGVILALTGAGGGILAVPLLVFGVGLSMAEAGPIGLLAVGLAATLGAVMGLKNGTVRYKAALLVAGAGIVCSPLGLWLAQRTPNRPLTIMFAFVLMYVAFRVYRRSLTPSTESKTPVTSKPPPCLLDVNRGKINWTGPCAWALTVSGIVAGGLSGLLGVGGGFVMVPALQRYTNLTAQSVLATSLAVIALVSISGVAASSAAGHLQWAVALPFSIGALVGMVCGRLIAARLAGPHLQKGFAAVSMVVAVALLVKAI is encoded by the coding sequence ATGACCGTCGTCTTACTGCTCGGGCTGACTGTTGGCGTCATTCTGGCGCTGACCGGCGCCGGTGGAGGAATACTGGCTGTTCCATTACTGGTGTTTGGAGTGGGATTGAGCATGGCCGAGGCAGGGCCAATCGGTTTACTGGCTGTCGGTTTAGCCGCGACCCTGGGTGCCGTAATGGGACTCAAAAACGGCACCGTCCGCTATAAAGCGGCGCTTTTAGTTGCAGGCGCGGGGATCGTCTGTTCTCCACTTGGCCTTTGGCTGGCGCAACGCACGCCTAACCGTCCGTTGACGATCATGTTTGCCTTCGTGCTGATGTACGTTGCGTTCCGGGTCTATCGACGATCGCTCACTCCCTCCACGGAGTCGAAGACCCCCGTCACATCCAAACCACCGCCTTGTCTATTGGACGTGAACCGAGGAAAGATTAACTGGACGGGGCCGTGTGCATGGGCACTCACCGTTTCCGGCATTGTCGCGGGCGGGCTTTCCGGCTTGCTCGGCGTGGGCGGTGGCTTTGTGATGGTGCCGGCACTCCAGCGATACACCAATTTGACAGCGCAGTCGGTGCTTGCAACGTCTCTTGCCGTTATTGCGCTGGTTTCCATTTCCGGCGTTGCTGCAAGCTCCGCAGCCGGGCATTTGCAGTGGGCGGTCGCCCTTCCGTTTTCCATTGGCGCATTGGTCGGAATGGTGTGCGGGCGTCTGATCGCTGCACGGCTGGCGGGTCCACACTTACAAAAAGGCTTCGCCGCAGTTTCCATGGTGGTGGCGGTGGCCTTGCTAGTGAAAGCTATTTAG
- a CDS encoding bifunctional protein tyrosine phosphatase family protein/NAD(P)/FAD-dependent oxidoreductase: MDIRHLAPGLSVSEQIFPNQLAELKEAGFRTVVCNRPDGEGSDQPLFAEIKRAAEAAGIEAHYLPAESGKVTDEQGIAFGKLLETLPKPVLAYCRSGMRSTTMWALSQAGQQPLPQIVETAKKAGFDMKGVIRRIANQGRTPVEVAEAQHTVVIIGGGAAGIATASSLLAREPGLDVAIIDPADVHYYQPGWTLVGCGVFDAPQTARTMGTTIPRGVHWIKSAVAAFEPERNAVILDGCRVVKYEQLIVCPGLKLNWHAIEGLSDTLGRNGVTSNYLYQLAPYTWELVQQLRGGRAIFTQPPMPIKCAGAPQKAMYLSADHWKRSGVLDKVEIEFCSAGAVLFGVPDYVPALMEYIKAYGIDLNFGNTLTSVNGPARTATFNCVKPDGSAHLVTRDFDLLHVVPPQIAPDFIRVSPLADAAGWIDVDPATLRHKTWVNIHALGDATNTSNAKTAAAARKQAPVVAHNVLAAMGKAKGSAHYDGYGSCPLTVERGKIVLAEFTYGGKVAPSFPSWLIDGTRPSRLAWLLKERILPPLYWKGMLKGHEWMAKPELADV; encoded by the coding sequence ATGGACATTCGCCACCTTGCGCCCGGACTGTCGGTATCAGAACAGATTTTCCCCAACCAATTGGCTGAACTCAAAGAAGCCGGTTTTCGCACCGTCGTGTGTAACCGTCCCGATGGCGAAGGCAGTGATCAGCCCTTGTTTGCCGAAATCAAACGAGCCGCCGAAGCGGCCGGCATCGAGGCGCACTACCTCCCCGCTGAGTCAGGCAAAGTCACTGACGAGCAAGGTATTGCCTTCGGCAAGCTCCTTGAAACACTGCCAAAGCCGGTGTTGGCCTATTGCCGTTCCGGCATGCGCTCGACAACGATGTGGGCACTGTCACAAGCGGGCCAGCAACCCCTGCCACAGATCGTCGAGACCGCCAAAAAAGCCGGGTTCGATATGAAAGGCGTCATTCGCCGGATCGCGAATCAGGGGCGCACGCCGGTCGAAGTGGCCGAGGCGCAGCATACCGTGGTCATCATCGGGGGCGGTGCGGCAGGTATCGCGACCGCTTCCAGTTTGCTGGCACGAGAACCCGGACTCGACGTTGCCATCATCGACCCGGCCGATGTGCACTACTACCAGCCTGGCTGGACACTTGTCGGCTGTGGAGTCTTCGATGCGCCACAAACTGCCCGAACGATGGGCACGACCATCCCTCGCGGTGTGCATTGGATCAAGTCGGCGGTCGCTGCTTTCGAACCCGAGAGAAATGCCGTCATTCTTGATGGGTGCAGAGTCGTCAAATACGAGCAACTGATCGTGTGCCCTGGCCTCAAGCTCAATTGGCATGCAATCGAAGGTTTGTCGGACACCCTGGGCCGCAACGGCGTGACCTCAAACTACCTGTATCAACTCGCCCCCTATACGTGGGAACTGGTGCAGCAACTGCGTGGTGGCCGAGCCATTTTCACGCAACCGCCCATGCCGATCAAATGTGCCGGGGCGCCGCAAAAAGCCATGTACTTATCTGCCGATCATTGGAAACGTAGCGGTGTATTGGACAAAGTCGAGATCGAGTTTTGCAGCGCCGGCGCGGTGCTGTTCGGAGTTCCCGACTACGTGCCCGCACTGATGGAATACATCAAGGCCTATGGTATCGACCTGAATTTCGGCAACACACTCACCAGCGTGAATGGGCCTGCACGGACTGCAACGTTCAACTGCGTCAAGCCGGATGGCAGCGCCCATCTTGTTACGCGCGACTTCGATCTACTTCATGTGGTGCCACCGCAGATTGCACCCGATTTCATTCGCGTCAGCCCTCTCGCTGACGCGGCGGGCTGGATTGATGTCGACCCAGCCACGCTGCGGCATAAAACCTGGGTCAATATTCACGCGCTGGGCGACGCCACCAACACCAGCAACGCCAAGACCGCGGCTGCAGCACGCAAGCAGGCGCCCGTCGTTGCCCATAATGTGTTGGCCGCAATGGGTAAAGCCAAAGGCAGTGCCCATTACGACGGTTACGGCTCCTGCCCGCTGACGGTTGAACGCGGCAAGATCGTATTGGCTGAGTTCACCTATGGCGGCAAGGTCGCCCCCAGCTTTCCATCCTGGCTGATTGACGGTACCCGGCCATCGAGGCTGGCATGGCTGCTCAAAGAGCGGATTCTTCCACCGCTGTATTGGAAGGGAATGCTCAAGGGCCATGAGTGGATGGCAAAACCTGAGTTGGCTGACGTATGA
- a CDS encoding MBL fold metallo-hydrolase: MSVKLHVEGFFDSATNTVSYLVLDEATHHCALIDSVLDYDPKSGHTSTTSADKLIARVKELNAKVDWILETHVHADHLTAAPYLKEKLGGKIGIGSQISTVQEVFGTLFNTGRDMARDGSQFDHLFVNDEPFAIGTLQCHALHTPGHTPACMTYVISDGIETAAFVGDTLFMPDYGTARCDFPGGNARTLFQSINKVLSLPANTLLYMCHDYQPGGREVQFVSTVADQRAHNVHVRNGISEEEFVAMRTKRDASLEMPTLILPSVQVNMRAGHLPEPEANGTRYLKIPLNVA, translated from the coding sequence ATGAGTGTAAAACTTCACGTCGAAGGATTCTTCGATTCTGCTACCAATACCGTCAGCTATCTTGTGCTGGATGAGGCGACCCACCACTGCGCTTTGATCGACAGCGTACTTGATTACGACCCTAAGTCCGGCCACACCAGCACAACGTCTGCCGACAAGTTGATTGCGAGGGTGAAGGAACTCAATGCGAAGGTCGACTGGATTCTTGAGACTCACGTCCACGCAGACCACCTGACGGCCGCGCCCTACCTGAAGGAAAAGCTCGGTGGGAAAATAGGGATCGGCAGTCAGATTTCTACGGTGCAGGAGGTGTTCGGCACGCTGTTCAATACAGGTCGCGATATGGCCCGCGATGGAAGCCAGTTCGATCACCTGTTCGTCAATGACGAGCCGTTTGCCATTGGCACGCTGCAATGCCACGCGCTCCATACACCCGGCCATACACCCGCCTGTATGACGTATGTCATCAGCGATGGGATCGAAACGGCTGCCTTCGTTGGCGATACCTTGTTTATGCCCGACTACGGCACTGCACGCTGTGACTTTCCCGGCGGCAATGCGCGCACGTTGTTCCAGTCAATCAACAAGGTGCTGAGTCTGCCGGCCAATACCTTGCTGTACATGTGTCACGACTACCAGCCGGGTGGCCGCGAGGTGCAGTTCGTCAGCACCGTTGCAGACCAGCGCGCGCACAACGTTCATGTGCGTAATGGCATCAGCGAAGAGGAGTTTGTGGCGATGCGCACAAAGCGTGATGCATCGTTGGAAATGCCGACACTCATCCTGCCATCGGTTCAGGTCAACATGCGAGCAGGGCACTTGCCCGAGCCTGAAGCGAACGGAACGCGCTACCTGAAAATCCCGCTCAACGTCGCCTGA
- a CDS encoding sigma-54 interaction domain-containing protein, producing MKTILPAPPHSLPHSDQVQSLVSFLEYEPQPMIVLDPDYNILAANTAYQRQFGSADKPFIGHKCYQISHHYDVPCDQAGENCPMKKAQEMRGPDRVLHIHHTPRGPEHVDVELRPILDEHGIITAYVERLTLVRSASARPSNEGLVGRSPAFNRALSELQRVAPSMLPVLLLGESGTGKELFARAVHETSERATGPFVVVDCSGLTETLFESELFGHEKGAFTGATMRKPGLVETAQGGTLFLDEIGDVPLAMQVKLLRLIESGTYRRVGGVETLHANFRLIAATHKPLEKMMEKGEFRQDLYYRISAFPIQLPPLRDRIEDIGLLVNSFLQRAGSGKRRLTIDADALTQLQRFSWPGNIRELRNVLERASLFTDDGVIRSIHLPQVSVVASAQVSTSTAFDGSSLVQELATFKGTRAELAKHLGISERTLYRRLKEQGLA from the coding sequence ATGAAGACTATCCTGCCCGCCCCACCCCACTCACTCCCGCACTCGGATCAAGTTCAGTCACTTGTTTCGTTTCTTGAGTACGAACCCCAGCCGATGATCGTGCTCGATCCGGACTACAACATTCTGGCTGCCAACACGGCCTATCAGCGACAGTTTGGCAGTGCTGACAAGCCCTTTATCGGCCATAAGTGTTATCAAATCTCACACCATTACGATGTCCCCTGTGATCAGGCGGGTGAGAACTGTCCGATGAAAAAGGCGCAGGAAATGCGCGGACCGGATCGCGTTTTGCACATTCACCACACGCCTCGCGGTCCAGAGCATGTCGACGTCGAATTACGCCCGATTCTAGATGAGCACGGTATTATTACTGCCTATGTGGAGCGTCTGACACTGGTTCGCAGCGCATCAGCGCGGCCCAGCAACGAAGGGTTGGTCGGCCGTTCACCCGCCTTTAACCGTGCCCTGTCGGAGCTGCAGCGGGTGGCACCCTCAATGCTGCCGGTGCTGCTGCTCGGTGAGTCCGGTACGGGCAAAGAACTGTTCGCCCGCGCCGTACATGAAACCAGCGAGCGGGCCACTGGACCCTTTGTCGTCGTTGATTGCTCTGGCTTGACTGAAACGTTATTTGAGAGCGAGTTGTTCGGCCATGAAAAAGGAGCCTTCACCGGTGCCACCATGCGTAAGCCTGGCCTGGTTGAAACGGCCCAGGGCGGCACGTTGTTTCTCGATGAGATTGGCGATGTTCCGCTGGCGATGCAGGTGAAACTGTTGCGCCTGATCGAATCGGGCACCTATCGCCGTGTCGGGGGTGTCGAGACCCTTCACGCTAACTTCAGATTAATAGCGGCGACCCACAAACCACTGGAAAAAATGATGGAGAAAGGTGAGTTCAGGCAGGACCTGTACTACCGCATCAGCGCCTTTCCCATTCAGTTACCTCCCTTGCGCGACCGAATTGAAGACATTGGGTTGCTGGTGAATTCATTTCTGCAACGCGCCGGTTCAGGCAAGCGCCGACTGACAATAGACGCTGATGCGCTGACGCAATTGCAGCGGTTTTCCTGGCCCGGCAATATCCGTGAGTTACGCAATGTTCTGGAAAGAGCCAGTCTGTTTACTGACGATGGTGTGATTCGCTCCATACATTTGCCTCAGGTATCCGTGGTGGCATCTGCTCAGGTCTCGACTTCAACTGCTTTCGATGGCAGCTCGCTGGTACAGGAACTGGCTACGTTCAAAGGTACCCGCGCTGAACTGGCCAAGCACCTTGGAATTAGCGAACGTACTTTGTACAGACGATTGAAAGAACAAGGTTTGGCCTAG
- the cydP gene encoding cytochrome oxidase putative small subunit CydP translates to MTISDKRLRRHLLTAVVIKLLVLTVLWWLFIRDSHVSVDSNTIGNRFGVPTSTQGASK, encoded by the coding sequence ATGACCATTTCCGACAAACGACTGCGACGCCATCTGCTCACAGCAGTAGTGATCAAGCTACTGGTGCTGACAGTGCTGTGGTGGCTGTTCATCCGGGATTCGCACGTCAGTGTCGACTCGAACACCATCGGAAACCGTTTCGGTGTACCCACCTCGACTCAAGGGGCAAGCAAGTGA
- a CDS encoding cytochrome ubiquinol oxidase subunit I → MISEHLVDLSRLQFAATALYHFLFVPLTVGMVWLLVIMESVYVMTGNVIWKDMTRFWGKLFGINFALGVTTGITLEFQFGTNWAYYSHYVGDIFGAPLAIEGMMAFFLESTMIGLFFFGWDRLKKEHHLLVTLLMAIGTNLSALWILIANGWMQNPVGSEFSYITMRMEMVDFWAVVFNPVAQAKFVHTVSAGYVTGSMFVLSISSWYLLKNRDVEFAKRSFRVAAAFGLASVLSVIVLGDESGYTVGEAQQTKMAAMEAMWETKPAPAGLTLVASINEAESKNNWEVEVPWLMGLIGTRSVSKQIPGIHEIKEKNRARILRGITAVNALEAVRADRTDSAALKTFDEYKTDLGFGLLLKKYVEDVNQATPAIIEKAVNDTVPRVTPMFWAFRIMVALGFAMLVLFGLAFWSTLKSTCTRRRWLLRWALCMLPAPWIACELGWFVAEYGRQPWTIYGVLPTHMSVSTLSVNNLYGSLAGFIVFYTVLLVVEMFLMVKFARQGPGSLGTGRYVHDAHLKELHHA, encoded by the coding sequence GTGATTTCAGAACACCTGGTGGATTTGTCTCGGCTGCAGTTTGCAGCCACTGCGCTTTATCACTTTCTTTTTGTACCGCTCACGGTTGGCATGGTCTGGCTGCTGGTCATCATGGAAAGTGTCTATGTGATGACCGGTAATGTTATCTGGAAAGACATGACGCGCTTCTGGGGCAAGTTGTTCGGCATCAACTTCGCCCTGGGGGTGACTACGGGCATCACCCTGGAATTTCAGTTCGGTACCAACTGGGCGTATTACTCGCATTACGTCGGCGACATCTTCGGAGCCCCACTGGCGATCGAGGGCATGATGGCGTTCTTTCTTGAATCGACCATGATCGGCCTGTTCTTTTTTGGTTGGGATCGTCTGAAGAAAGAGCACCACTTGCTGGTCACGCTGCTGATGGCGATTGGTACAAACCTTTCAGCCTTGTGGATTCTGATCGCCAATGGCTGGATGCAGAACCCGGTAGGTTCAGAATTCAGTTACATCACCATGCGCATGGAGATGGTTGATTTTTGGGCAGTGGTTTTCAATCCGGTAGCACAGGCCAAGTTTGTGCACACCGTCTCAGCCGGCTACGTCACCGGTTCGATGTTTGTGCTGTCGATTTCCAGTTGGTACTTGCTCAAGAATCGTGATGTCGAGTTTGCCAAACGCAGTTTCCGGGTGGCGGCGGCCTTTGGTCTCGCATCAGTGCTGAGCGTGATCGTGTTGGGTGACGAGTCGGGTTACACGGTGGGTGAGGCGCAGCAAACCAAGATGGCAGCCATGGAGGCCATGTGGGAAACGAAGCCTGCTCCGGCTGGCCTGACATTGGTGGCCAGTATTAATGAAGCCGAGTCCAAAAATAACTGGGAAGTTGAAGTGCCGTGGCTGATGGGCCTGATTGGCACACGATCAGTCAGCAAGCAGATTCCAGGCATTCATGAGATCAAAGAAAAGAACCGCGCTCGAATTCTCCGAGGTATTACCGCCGTCAATGCCCTTGAAGCCGTCAGAGCCGATCGCACCGATTCGGCAGCTCTGAAGACATTCGATGAATACAAAACCGATCTGGGCTTTGGCCTGTTGCTCAAGAAGTATGTCGAGGACGTCAACCAGGCCACGCCGGCCATTATCGAAAAGGCCGTAAACGATACCGTACCGCGCGTGACACCTATGTTCTGGGCGTTCCGGATCATGGTCGCGCTAGGTTTTGCCATGCTTGTGCTCTTCGGACTTGCCTTTTGGAGCACCTTGAAGTCGACCTGCACACGACGCCGCTGGTTACTGCGTTGGGCGCTCTGCATGCTGCCTGCGCCATGGATTGCCTGCGAGCTGGGCTGGTTCGTCGCTGAATACGGCCGCCAGCCCTGGACCATTTACGGCGTGCTGCCGACCCACATGAGCGTATCCACGCTTAGCGTCAACAACCTCTATGGTTCGCTGGCGGGATTCATCGTTTTCTACACCGTGCTGCTGGTGGTTGAAATGTTCCTGATGGTCAAGTTTGCCCGTCAAGGTCCTGGCAGCCTCGGTACTGGCCGTTATGTACACGATGCCCATTTGAAGGAACTCCACCATGCTTGA
- the cydB gene encoding cytochrome d ubiquinol oxidase subunit II — MLDYFTLKIIWWVLVGVLLIGFAIMDGHDMGVGTLLPFVGRNDMERRVVINTVGPHWDGNQVWFITAGGALFAAWPVVYATAFSGFYWAMILVLWALFFRPVGFDYRSKIHNSTWRSTWDWGLFVGGAVPPLVFGIAFGNLLQGVPFHFNDLLVSTYTGSFWQLLNPFALLTGVVSSAMITLQGGAHLAHRTEGVIQARAIKGGVGAAIVLVCSFIVAGIWLQWIDGYRITSVVDTAGLPDILSKSVVREAGAWMANYGHYPLLWLLPALGLIGAAGAAVLLMARHTLSAFIASSLSVIGVICTAGVSMFPFVMPSSTMPAASLTVWDSVASHLSLAIMFWAALIFMPLIVLYTSWAYRVMRGKVTIAKIKANEHSAY, encoded by the coding sequence ATGCTTGATTACTTCACCCTGAAAATTATCTGGTGGGTGCTGGTCGGTGTATTGCTGATCGGCTTCGCCATCATGGATGGCCACGACATGGGAGTCGGCACGCTGCTGCCCTTTGTCGGCCGCAATGACATGGAGCGGCGCGTCGTTATCAATACCGTCGGTCCGCATTGGGATGGGAATCAGGTCTGGTTCATTACTGCGGGTGGCGCATTGTTTGCGGCGTGGCCTGTGGTGTATGCCACCGCATTCAGCGGATTCTACTGGGCGATGATTCTGGTCCTCTGGGCGCTGTTCTTCCGCCCGGTGGGTTTTGACTATCGCAGCAAGATCCACAACTCCACCTGGCGCAGTACTTGGGATTGGGGACTCTTTGTGGGTGGAGCAGTGCCGCCTCTGGTGTTCGGGATTGCGTTTGGCAACCTGCTGCAAGGTGTGCCGTTCCACTTTAACGACCTGCTGGTTTCGACCTACACCGGCAGCTTCTGGCAACTGCTCAACCCCTTCGCGTTACTCACCGGCGTTGTAAGCAGCGCAATGATCACCCTGCAAGGTGGTGCTCATCTGGCACATCGCACTGAAGGGGTTATCCAGGCGAGGGCAATCAAAGGCGGGGTGGGTGCAGCGATCGTGCTCGTGTGTTCATTTATCGTTGCCGGCATCTGGCTGCAATGGATTGATGGCTATCGCATTACATCGGTAGTTGATACGGCAGGACTGCCTGACATTCTCAGCAAGTCCGTGGTGCGCGAAGCGGGAGCCTGGATGGCCAACTATGGCCATTATCCTTTGCTGTGGCTGCTGCCCGCACTGGGATTGATCGGCGCAGCAGGTGCCGCCGTACTGTTGATGGCGCGCCATACACTTTCAGCGTTTATTGCGTCATCGCTTTCAGTCATCGGTGTTATCTGCACGGCCGGCGTATCGATGTTTCCGTTCGTCATGCCGTCATCAACGATGCCTGCGGCAAGTCTCACCGTGTGGGACAGCGTCGCCAGTCACTTAAGCCTGGCCATCATGTTCTGGGCCGCGTTGATCTTCATGCCACTGATTGTGCTTTATACCTCGTGGGCGTATCGCGTCATGCGGGGGAAGGTCACCATCGCGAAGATCAAAGCCAACGAACATTCTGCCTATTAG
- the cydX gene encoding cytochrome bd-I oxidase subunit CydX — translation MWYFAWMLGVGFALLLAILNAMWGENEVGRALSDNDETLS, via the coding sequence ATGTGGTATTTCGCCTGGATGCTGGGGGTCGGTTTTGCATTGCTACTGGCTATATTGAACGCGATGTGGGGCGAGAACGAAGTTGGCCGAGCCTTGAGCGACAACGACGAGACGCTGTCATGA